A DNA window from Maribellus comscasis contains the following coding sequences:
- a CDS encoding 2-oxo acid dehydrogenase subunit E2 — protein MKSQFQVRTIPSSRIATFDVFSVGLKKHHVSALIEFDVTDTRKRIKELKKQGEKISLNAWILKAITKALEQHPAAASFLSGKKKLITFDNISISLLVEKEKEGQKVPLPVVIEKTNRKTAFEITKEINAAKNKLLSPDDIILNKSLKKYEYLYYHLPRFLRLTIWKYILQNPKLAYRKMGNVAVSSLGMIGKLNGWFIHKSIHPISFGLGAIVKKPVVINDEIKIREILNVTVLIDHDVTDGAPMVRFLKKLTEIVESGEIE, from the coding sequence ATGAAGAGTCAGTTTCAAGTCCGTACTATTCCATCCTCAAGAATCGCAACTTTTGATGTGTTTTCTGTCGGATTAAAAAAGCATCATGTAAGCGCTTTAATAGAATTTGATGTAACCGACACCCGCAAAAGAATAAAAGAACTTAAAAAACAAGGAGAAAAAATATCATTAAATGCATGGATATTAAAAGCTATAACAAAAGCATTAGAGCAACATCCGGCAGCAGCTTCATTTTTATCTGGAAAGAAAAAGCTGATAACGTTCGATAACATTAGTATTTCACTATTGGTTGAAAAAGAGAAAGAAGGACAAAAAGTACCGCTGCCTGTAGTGATTGAAAAAACGAACCGGAAAACAGCATTTGAGATAACAAAAGAGATTAATGCAGCCAAAAATAAGCTGCTTTCTCCTGACGATATCATATTAAACAAGTCTTTAAAAAAATACGAGTATTTATATTATCATTTACCTCGGTTTTTACGCTTGACAATTTGGAAATATATTTTACAAAATCCAAAATTAGCTTATCGTAAAATGGGAAATGTTGCCGTAAGCTCTTTGGGCATGATCGGGAAACTAAATGGCTGGTTTATTCACAAATCCATTCATCCGATTTCGTTTGGGTTAGGCGCCATTGTAAAAAAGCCAGTTGTAATAAATGATGAAATTAAGATAAGAGAGATTTTGAATGTTACTGTTTTAATCGATCATGATGTAACAGATGGAGCACCCATGGTGCGTTTTTTGAAAAAACTGACAGAAATTGTCGAATCAGGGGAAATCGAATAG
- a CDS encoding PQQ-binding-like beta-propeller repeat protein → MKKLFFLILILFFSSNIIAQDWPQFMGPDRNCISPETGVLKTWPESGPEILWTVNVGIGYGGPVVKNRKVYLLDRDDETGDIMRCFDITNGNELWNYSYDAAGSVMFPGSRSVPLVDDKHVYSCGPYGDLYCIDVDTHQPVWKVNVWTDFGGDPGNVLSDDTGGRPGGFGRNGNFPTWAISQCPLLYDDLLIIASQAPEAGVVAYNKNTGDVKWKTPNLGLAGYVSPIVVKIDDNDHLVMVTASGGGRGGQPHVPGNVVGIDPLSGEILWEFNDWNCHIPVPSAVDAGNNKLLITGGYELGALMIQVKKEADGSYGTSELFRTEEFGDQTKTPIFYNGYFYAQYGTNNKRDGLTCMNVDGEIMWKTKREPDFNKGSMLIADGMMLATDGSKKLYLIEPNPTEFKSVASVEILGEGAEGGEGIASRVGGRTQNWAPIALADGKLLIRDQSRLLCIKVAE, encoded by the coding sequence ATGAAAAAACTATTCTTTCTCATTTTAATTCTTTTTTTTAGTTCCAACATAATTGCCCAGGACTGGCCTCAGTTTATGGGACCAGACCGGAACTGCATTTCTCCGGAAACAGGCGTTTTAAAAACCTGGCCGGAAAGCGGACCTGAAATTTTATGGACTGTTAACGTGGGCATCGGTTATGGAGGGCCTGTTGTAAAAAACAGGAAAGTGTACTTGCTCGACAGGGACGATGAAACAGGAGATATTATGCGTTGTTTTGATATTACAAACGGAAATGAACTGTGGAATTATAGTTATGATGCTGCGGGATCGGTGATGTTTCCGGGCTCGCGTAGTGTGCCACTTGTCGATGATAAACATGTTTATTCCTGCGGGCCGTATGGAGATCTTTATTGTATAGATGTGGATACTCACCAGCCGGTTTGGAAAGTAAATGTGTGGACCGACTTTGGAGGAGATCCGGGCAATGTTCTTTCTGATGATACAGGTGGCAGACCGGGCGGATTCGGACGAAACGGAAATTTCCCAACATGGGCGATTTCACAGTGTCCGCTTCTTTATGATGATTTGCTTATTATTGCTTCACAGGCTCCTGAGGCAGGTGTTGTGGCATACAATAAAAATACCGGCGATGTAAAATGGAAAACACCAAATCTTGGTTTGGCCGGATACGTGAGCCCCATTGTAGTAAAAATTGACGACAACGACCACCTGGTTATGGTTACGGCTTCGGGTGGTGGTCGCGGCGGCCAGCCTCATGTTCCCGGGAATGTTGTAGGAATTGACCCGCTTTCGGGAGAAATTTTGTGGGAGTTTAACGACTGGAATTGTCATATCCCCGTACCCAGTGCGGTTGATGCCGGCAACAACAAGCTATTGATTACCGGAGGTTATGAGTTGGGTGCGCTAATGATTCAGGTAAAGAAAGAAGCTGACGGAAGCTATGGTACAAGTGAATTGTTCAGAACCGAAGAATTTGGCGATCAAACTAAAACGCCCATTTTTTATAACGGATATTTTTATGCACAATACGGAACCAACAATAAACGCGATGGTCTTACCTGTATGAATGTAGATGGAGAAATCATGTGGAAAACCAAACGGGAACCTGATTTCAATAAAGGGAGTATGCTCATCGCCGACGGCATGATGCTGGCTACCGATGGTTCCAAAAAATTATATCTAATTGAACCTAATCCAACAGAATTTAAATCTGTTGCTTCGGTTGAAATTCTTGGTGAAGGTGCTGAAGGAGGCGAGGGGATAGCTTCAAGAGTTGGAGGTCGTACACAAAACTGGGCTCCGATTGCACTGGCCGATGGGAAATTGCTGATTCGCGATCAAAGCCGGTTGTTATGTATAAAAGTAGCTGAATAA
- a CDS encoding (2Fe-2S)-binding protein — MAVFNLNINGKQQQVDVDPSTPMLWVLRDHLNLVGTKFGCGVAQCGACTIHLDGIAVRSCITFVDSVGDKKITTIEGLSENGDHPLQQAWLEHDVPQCGYCQAGQIMNAAGLLIANPHPSDEDIETAMHGNLCRCGTYTRIKAAIKTASNSE; from the coding sequence ATGGCAGTTTTTAATCTTAACATCAACGGAAAACAACAACAGGTAGATGTAGACCCATCCACACCGATGCTTTGGGTACTCAGAGATCATCTCAATCTGGTTGGAACAAAATTTGGCTGTGGTGTTGCACAGTGTGGAGCATGTACCATTCATTTAGATGGTATAGCTGTGCGTTCATGTATCACTTTTGTCGATTCAGTTGGTGACAAAAAAATAACCACTATTGAAGGGCTTTCGGAAAATGGAGATCACCCATTGCAACAGGCATGGCTGGAACATGATGTTCCGCAGTGTGGTTATTGCCAGGCAGGTCAGATAATGAATGCTGCCGGCTTGTTGATTGCAAATCCTCATCCCAGTGATGAAGATATTGAAACAGCAATGCATGGGAATTTATGCCGCTGTGGTACCTATACCCGCATTAAAGCAGCTATTAAAACAGCCTCAAATTCAGAGTAG
- a CDS encoding xanthine dehydrogenase family protein molybdopterin-binding subunit — protein MTIVKTKIDRRSFIRSSVLAGGGMLLGFSWLASSCSTNTPKELSMPDEWFEINGFLKIGENGLVTIMSPNPEIGQNVKTSMPMIVAEELDVDWKNVIVEQAPLNTDIFTRQLAGGSQSIRQSWPALRMAGATAREMLRQAAAQKWNVPIEEVTTEAGILIHKNSNKKVGYGEVASAAAGLPVPEEVELKEIDDFSIIGTSRKNVDGFKIVTGQPLFGLDYKKEGMLIAMVAHPPAFGMKLKSFDATDAKAMPGIKDVFVVKTYNDDYELQWSDITSYNELVAIVGNTTWEVMTAKLMLNVEWEPISDSNRMNVPAGLESTADHIKKMTEAGAKTGREVRRDGDPEAAFKNAAKIVEQIYTAPFQAHNTMEPMNFFADVKEDEAVMAGPIQTPEFMEKTLAARLGLPLEKIDIQMTRMGGGFGRRLYGHFMVEAAVISQKVKAPVKLVYSREDDMTYGIYRPAYHALYRAALDTDNNLIGFHVRMGGIPSSPLHANRFPAGAVDNYLAESWSIDTNISTGAFRAPGSNFNAVAEQSFLDEVAEAAGKDPIQFRLDLLKSAQENPVGERNDYDAARYAGVLEQVREKSGWESGASDKNRGVAAYFCHNSYVANVVDIEMKDGRPVIQKVYASTDCGIVVNPDAAVNMIEGSIVDGIGHAMYSGLTFNEGQPEQENFDSYRLIRHAESPKEIEVHFVKNEIDPTGLGEPPYPPVMGALANALYKATGERYYHQPFVKNTFEA, from the coding sequence ATGACAATAGTAAAAACAAAAATAGATAGACGTTCTTTTATTAGAAGTTCTGTTTTAGCCGGTGGTGGTATGCTGCTTGGCTTTAGCTGGCTGGCTTCTTCGTGTAGCACAAACACACCTAAAGAACTGTCGATGCCGGATGAGTGGTTTGAAATCAACGGATTTCTGAAAATAGGAGAAAACGGTTTGGTCACCATCATGTCTCCCAATCCTGAAATTGGTCAAAATGTTAAAACATCGATGCCAATGATTGTGGCTGAGGAACTGGATGTGGACTGGAAAAATGTAATTGTGGAACAGGCTCCGTTGAATACCGATATTTTTACGCGGCAACTGGCTGGAGGAAGTCAATCTATCAGACAAAGCTGGCCAGCCCTCCGAATGGCAGGCGCCACCGCCCGCGAAATGTTGCGTCAGGCAGCGGCGCAAAAATGGAATGTTCCCATTGAAGAAGTGACCACCGAAGCAGGTATTTTAATTCATAAGAATAGTAATAAGAAAGTTGGATATGGTGAAGTTGCATCAGCAGCAGCCGGCTTACCTGTTCCCGAAGAAGTAGAATTAAAAGAAATAGACGATTTTTCCATTATCGGAACTTCCCGGAAAAATGTTGACGGTTTTAAAATTGTGACCGGGCAGCCATTATTTGGTCTCGATTATAAAAAAGAGGGAATGCTTATTGCAATGGTTGCACATCCGCCTGCTTTTGGCATGAAATTGAAATCCTTTGATGCTACCGATGCGAAGGCAATGCCAGGAATTAAAGATGTTTTTGTAGTTAAAACGTATAACGATGATTACGAACTTCAGTGGTCGGATATAACATCATATAACGAATTGGTAGCTATTGTTGGTAACACAACATGGGAAGTCATGACCGCCAAATTAATGCTGAATGTGGAGTGGGAACCTATTTCTGATTCTAACAGAATGAATGTTCCGGCCGGATTGGAAAGCACGGCAGATCACATAAAAAAAATGACAGAAGCCGGAGCCAAAACCGGTCGTGAAGTGCGCAGAGACGGAGATCCGGAAGCCGCATTTAAAAATGCAGCAAAAATAGTTGAGCAAATTTACACCGCACCTTTTCAGGCACACAACACCATGGAGCCCATGAATTTCTTCGCTGATGTAAAAGAAGATGAAGCTGTGATGGCGGGGCCTATTCAAACTCCGGAATTTATGGAAAAGACATTGGCAGCACGCCTTGGTCTTCCCTTGGAAAAAATTGATATCCAGATGACCCGGATGGGTGGAGGCTTTGGTCGACGTCTTTATGGTCATTTTATGGTTGAAGCTGCTGTAATTTCGCAGAAAGTAAAAGCCCCGGTAAAACTGGTTTATTCACGCGAAGATGATATGACTTATGGAATTTACCGGCCCGCATATCATGCCTTGTACCGCGCGGCTTTGGACACCGACAATAATCTTATCGGCTTTCATGTGCGTATGGGGGGAATTCCCAGTAGTCCGTTACATGCCAATCGCTTTCCGGCGGGCGCAGTGGACAACTATTTGGCAGAAAGCTGGTCAATTGATACCAACATAAGTACAGGTGCATTCAGGGCACCAGGTTCTAACTTTAATGCAGTGGCAGAACAATCGTTTCTTGATGAAGTGGCAGAAGCCGCGGGAAAAGATCCCATTCAGTTTCGTCTCGATCTGCTAAAAAGCGCTCAGGAAAATCCTGTGGGAGAACGAAATGATTACGACGCAGCCCGATACGCTGGAGTATTGGAGCAAGTACGTGAAAAATCAGGTTGGGAAAGCGGCGCTTCCGATAAGAATCGTGGCGTGGCAGCCTATTTTTGTCATAATTCTTATGTGGCCAATGTAGTTGATATTGAAATGAAAGACGGCAGACCCGTAATTCAAAAGGTATATGCCTCAACAGATTGCGGTATTGTTGTAAATCCCGATGCTGCGGTGAACATGATCGAAGGAAGTATTGTTGATGGAATCGGACATGCGATGTACAGTGGTTTGACTTTTAACGAGGGCCAGCCTGAACAGGAAAATTTTGATTCATATCGGCTTATCAGGCATGCAGAATCGCCAAAAGAGATTGAAGTGCATTTTGTAAAAAATGAGATTGACCCGACAGGTTTGGGTGAGCCACCTTATCCCCCGGTTATGGGAGCGCTTGCTAATGCTTTATACAAAGCCACCGGCGAACGATACTATCATCAGCCATTTGTGAAAAACACGTTCGAAGCATAG
- a CDS encoding HesA/MoeB/ThiF family protein, which translates to MKKLNNNDLTRFTRHYSLSEIGKKGQEKLKNAHVLVIGAGGLGSPLLIYLAAAGVGNIGIVDDDVVDTSNLQRQVLYTTAEVGQKKAKLASQKLAALYPEIDIQTFDLRLDKENAEKLFKDYDVVADCTDNYKTRALIGQVSAKLNKPLAFASVLNYEGQITVFNYNGGPVYSDLFPNVPKDGTYKPDEIGLLGILPGIAGTLQANEIIKIITGYGEIITGKLLVFNIQENRFNLFKF; encoded by the coding sequence ATGAAGAAGCTTAACAACAACGACCTGACACGATTTACCCGGCACTATTCGCTTTCCGAAATTGGAAAAAAAGGACAGGAAAAATTGAAGAATGCGCACGTTTTGGTTATCGGGGCCGGTGGATTGGGGAGCCCGCTACTGATATACCTTGCTGCGGCGGGAGTTGGCAACATAGGAATTGTCGACGACGATGTGGTGGATACTTCAAATCTGCAACGACAGGTTTTATATACAACTGCCGAAGTGGGCCAAAAGAAGGCGAAACTGGCTTCGCAAAAGTTGGCAGCATTGTATCCCGAAATCGACATTCAAACTTTTGATTTAAGATTGGATAAGGAAAATGCAGAAAAACTATTCAAAGATTACGATGTAGTTGCTGATTGTACCGACAATTACAAAACCAGGGCGCTTATCGGGCAGGTTTCTGCAAAACTGAACAAACCGCTGGCTTTTGCGTCGGTGCTAAATTACGAAGGTCAAATAACCGTTTTTAACTACAACGGCGGCCCGGTTTATTCTGATTTATTTCCAAATGTCCCCAAAGACGGAACCTATAAACCCGATGAAATTGGATTACTCGGTATTTTACCCGGAATTGCCGGCACACTTCAAGCCAACGAAATCATCAAAATTATAACTGGTTACGGAGAAATAATTACAGGCAAACTGTTGGTCTTCAACATTCAGGAAAACCGTTTTAATCTTTTTAAATTTTAA